A region from the Fundulus heteroclitus isolate FHET01 chromosome 22, MU-UCD_Fhet_4.1, whole genome shotgun sequence genome encodes:
- the prepl gene encoding prolyl endopeptidase-like isoform X2 — protein sequence MVVLSSLLGSAARLLGASRVRFWRRTLSKRETGPPLSVQRRCASEASSDHLGSEVTRYQHLKKYFIRRLKATYHRFHSIPDYSVVCGRHHVYFIKDDGIYRTDKRGVREPEQVVNLEHVSRGEGKTRAESGERFQWTIQRIRLSPQEKHLAATLKRSPNEELRCVVVRLGERNVPLSPPHNVLLELEGVFSFEWATDDVLFYTTLEGLRSSSAFRLDLTSHGGSKISSVYEEAQPDVFVEVALSRDRQILTINGNSRTSSQVVQCPVSEPSMASWVSLFAPSPDSVIKDMDVVGDYCVLVTTTAANKLAFSVMSLSDPKETYIIQLPPWACAIETKKPGLAEQGDVLEFLLSSPVHPPAPYALDPGKGLVLSAAGNQTRAKSQDKHITTRLKARSQDGALVPVTLFHAVPVERLNQVPLLVHVYGAYGRDLDMEFCPVKRFLLEQGWALAYCHIRGGGELGLSWHRRGRVEGKQRGVEDLHACLHKLFSVGVSRPSLTALTACSAGAVPVAALCNANPNTVRAVTLQAPFLDVLGTMQKANLPLTLEDRDEWGDPVGDLNHRQIIASYCPLHNVTPQLYPSMLLTAYSGDPRVPLEGVLQYATFVKTALHSHLSRDPNADSKPASNIVLNVQPGGSHAGPEDLVQTLEEEALKVAFLYAELGLDPPPPPRKRNR from the exons ATGGTCGTGCTGAGCTCTCTGCTGGGCTCCGCGGCTCGTCTCCTCGGTGCTTCTCGGGTCCGCTTCTGGAGGCGTACGCTTTCCAAACGGGAAACAGGACCGCCTCTGTCCGTCCAGCGTCGGTGCGCTTCG GAAGCTTCATCGGATCACCTGGGCTCGGAAGTCACCAGGTACCAGCACTTAAAGAAGTATTTCATAAGGAGACTAAAGGCGACGTATCACAGGTTCCACAGTATACCTGATTACTCAGTG GTGTGCGGACGTCACCATGTATACTTCATTAAAGACGATGGCATCTACAGAACGGATAAAAGAG GTGTACGGGAGCCTGAACAGGTGGTAAATCTGGAGCATGTGTCAAGGGGGGAAGGGAAGACGAGAGCCGAGAGTGGTGAGAGGTTTCAGTGGACAATTCAGAGAATACGTCTGTCGCCACAAGAAAAGCATCTGGCCGCCACACTAAAGCGTAGTCCCAATGAAGAGCTGAG GTGTGTTGTTGTGAGACTTGGAGAGAGAAATGTTCCCCTTTCCCCCCCTCACAACGTCCTTCTTGAACTTGAGGGCGTCTTCAGTTTTG AGTGGGCAACGGACGATGTCCTGTTTTACACAACGCTGGAAGGCCTGCGATCCAGCTCCGCCTTTCGCCTGGACCTCACCTCGCACGGCGGCAGCAAAATATCGTCTGTATACGAGGAAGCTCAGCCTGA CGTGTTTGTGGAGGTCGCCCTGTCCAGAGACCGGCAGATACTCACCATCAACGGCAACAGTAGAACGAGTTCACAG GTGGTGCAGTGTCCCGTCTCTGAGCCATCAATGGCCTCCTGGGTGTCGCTGTTCGCCCCTAGCCCTGACTCTGTTATCAAAGACATGGACGTAGTTGGAGATTACTGCGTGTTGGTTACAACCACGGCGGCCAATAAGCTCGCTTTCAGCGTGATGTCACTGAGCGACCCAAAGGAGACGTACATTATTCAG CTCCCCCCCTGGGCTTGTGCTATTGAAACCAAGAAACCAGGCTTGGCAGAGCAGGGAGACGTGTTGGAGTTCCTGTTATCGTCCCCGGTCCACCCACCAGCGCCGTACGCTCTGGATCCTGGGAAAGGACTCGTATTATCAGCCGCAGGAAATCAGACCCGCGCAAAGAGCCAAGACAAGCATATCACCACACGCTTGAAGGCCCGCAGCCAA GATGGCGCCTTGGTGCCAGTGACGCTGTTCCATGCCGTACCGGTGGAGCGTCTGAACCAGGTGCCTTTGCTGGTCCATGTTTATGGAGCTTACGGTAGAGACCTGGATATGGAGTTCTGCCCGGTGAAACGCTTTCTGCTAGAGCAAGGCTGGGCGCTGGCCTACTGTCACATCAG AGGTGGAGGGGAGCTTGGCCTCTCTTGGCACCGACGAGGCCGAGTGGAGGGGAAGCAGAGGGGAGTGGAGGACCTCCATGCCTGTCTCCATAAGCTCTTCTCTGTGGGAGTCTCCCGGCCCTCGCTCACCGCCCTTACAGCCTGCAGCGCTGGAGCTGTGCCAGTGGCGGCGCTGTGCAACGCAAACCCGAACACGGTGCGGGCCGTAACCCTGCAG GCTCCTTTCCTTGATGTGTTGGGAACTATGCAGAAAGCCAACCTGCCTCTGACTCTGGAGGACAGAGATGAATGGGGGGACCCAGTGGGAGACCTGAATCACAGGCAGATCATCGCTTCATACTGCCCCCTTCATAACGTTACTCCTCAG CTCTACCCATCTATGCTGCTGACTGCTTACAGTGGAGATCCCAGGGTTCCTCTGGAAGGCGTCCTCCAGTACGCCACATTTGTAAAGACAGCCCTTCATAGCCACCTCAGCAGGGACCCAAATGCAG ATAGCAAACCAGCGTCAAACATAGTTCTGAATGTCCAGCCTGGAGGCAGTCATGCCGGACCAGAAGATCTTGTGCAGACGCTGGAGGAG GAGGCTCTTAAGGTGGCGTTCCTGTACGCCGAGCTTGGCCTGGACCCTCCGCCGCCTCCACGCAAGAGGAACCGATAG
- the prepl gene encoding prolyl endopeptidase-like isoform X1, with protein MVVLSSLLGSAARLLGASRVRFWRRTLSKRETGPPLSVQRRCASEASSDHLGSEVTRYQHLKKYFIRRLKATYHRFHSIPDYSVVCGRHHVYFIKDDGIYRTDKRGVREPEQVVNLEHVSRGEGKTRAESGERFQWTIQRIRLSPQEKHLAATLKRSPNEELRCVVVRLGERNVPLSPPHNVLLELEGVFSFEWATDDVLFYTTLEGLRSSSAFRLDLTSHGGSKISSVYEEAQPDVFVEVALSRDRQILTINGNSRTSSQVMLIDVSKSHLEPFVIQPRQLDLLYHVEHWRGRLIILANTGPAGEYQVVQCPVSEPSMASWVSLFAPSPDSVIKDMDVVGDYCVLVTTTAANKLAFSVMSLSDPKETYIIQLPPWACAIETKKPGLAEQGDVLEFLLSSPVHPPAPYALDPGKGLVLSAAGNQTRAKSQDKHITTRLKARSQDGALVPVTLFHAVPVERLNQVPLLVHVYGAYGRDLDMEFCPVKRFLLEQGWALAYCHIRGGGELGLSWHRRGRVEGKQRGVEDLHACLHKLFSVGVSRPSLTALTACSAGAVPVAALCNANPNTVRAVTLQAPFLDVLGTMQKANLPLTLEDRDEWGDPVGDLNHRQIIASYCPLHNVTPQLYPSMLLTAYSGDPRVPLEGVLQYATFVKTALHSHLSRDPNADSKPASNIVLNVQPGGSHAGPEDLVQTLEEEALKVAFLYAELGLDPPPPPRKRNR; from the exons ATGGTCGTGCTGAGCTCTCTGCTGGGCTCCGCGGCTCGTCTCCTCGGTGCTTCTCGGGTCCGCTTCTGGAGGCGTACGCTTTCCAAACGGGAAACAGGACCGCCTCTGTCCGTCCAGCGTCGGTGCGCTTCG GAAGCTTCATCGGATCACCTGGGCTCGGAAGTCACCAGGTACCAGCACTTAAAGAAGTATTTCATAAGGAGACTAAAGGCGACGTATCACAGGTTCCACAGTATACCTGATTACTCAGTG GTGTGCGGACGTCACCATGTATACTTCATTAAAGACGATGGCATCTACAGAACGGATAAAAGAG GTGTACGGGAGCCTGAACAGGTGGTAAATCTGGAGCATGTGTCAAGGGGGGAAGGGAAGACGAGAGCCGAGAGTGGTGAGAGGTTTCAGTGGACAATTCAGAGAATACGTCTGTCGCCACAAGAAAAGCATCTGGCCGCCACACTAAAGCGTAGTCCCAATGAAGAGCTGAG GTGTGTTGTTGTGAGACTTGGAGAGAGAAATGTTCCCCTTTCCCCCCCTCACAACGTCCTTCTTGAACTTGAGGGCGTCTTCAGTTTTG AGTGGGCAACGGACGATGTCCTGTTTTACACAACGCTGGAAGGCCTGCGATCCAGCTCCGCCTTTCGCCTGGACCTCACCTCGCACGGCGGCAGCAAAATATCGTCTGTATACGAGGAAGCTCAGCCTGA CGTGTTTGTGGAGGTCGCCCTGTCCAGAGACCGGCAGATACTCACCATCAACGGCAACAGTAGAACGAGTTCACAGGTGATGCTGATCGATGTGAGCAAATCCCATTTAGAGCCTTTTGTGATTCAGCCTCGCCAGCTGGACCTGCTGTACCATGTGGAGCACTGGAGAGGACGGCTTATTATACTGGCTAATACGGGGCCAGCAGGAGAATATCAG GTGGTGCAGTGTCCCGTCTCTGAGCCATCAATGGCCTCCTGGGTGTCGCTGTTCGCCCCTAGCCCTGACTCTGTTATCAAAGACATGGACGTAGTTGGAGATTACTGCGTGTTGGTTACAACCACGGCGGCCAATAAGCTCGCTTTCAGCGTGATGTCACTGAGCGACCCAAAGGAGACGTACATTATTCAG CTCCCCCCCTGGGCTTGTGCTATTGAAACCAAGAAACCAGGCTTGGCAGAGCAGGGAGACGTGTTGGAGTTCCTGTTATCGTCCCCGGTCCACCCACCAGCGCCGTACGCTCTGGATCCTGGGAAAGGACTCGTATTATCAGCCGCAGGAAATCAGACCCGCGCAAAGAGCCAAGACAAGCATATCACCACACGCTTGAAGGCCCGCAGCCAA GATGGCGCCTTGGTGCCAGTGACGCTGTTCCATGCCGTACCGGTGGAGCGTCTGAACCAGGTGCCTTTGCTGGTCCATGTTTATGGAGCTTACGGTAGAGACCTGGATATGGAGTTCTGCCCGGTGAAACGCTTTCTGCTAGAGCAAGGCTGGGCGCTGGCCTACTGTCACATCAG AGGTGGAGGGGAGCTTGGCCTCTCTTGGCACCGACGAGGCCGAGTGGAGGGGAAGCAGAGGGGAGTGGAGGACCTCCATGCCTGTCTCCATAAGCTCTTCTCTGTGGGAGTCTCCCGGCCCTCGCTCACCGCCCTTACAGCCTGCAGCGCTGGAGCTGTGCCAGTGGCGGCGCTGTGCAACGCAAACCCGAACACGGTGCGGGCCGTAACCCTGCAG GCTCCTTTCCTTGATGTGTTGGGAACTATGCAGAAAGCCAACCTGCCTCTGACTCTGGAGGACAGAGATGAATGGGGGGACCCAGTGGGAGACCTGAATCACAGGCAGATCATCGCTTCATACTGCCCCCTTCATAACGTTACTCCTCAG CTCTACCCATCTATGCTGCTGACTGCTTACAGTGGAGATCCCAGGGTTCCTCTGGAAGGCGTCCTCCAGTACGCCACATTTGTAAAGACAGCCCTTCATAGCCACCTCAGCAGGGACCCAAATGCAG ATAGCAAACCAGCGTCAAACATAGTTCTGAATGTCCAGCCTGGAGGCAGTCATGCCGGACCAGAAGATCTTGTGCAGACGCTGGAGGAG GAGGCTCTTAAGGTGGCGTTCCTGTACGCCGAGCTTGGCCTGGACCCTCCGCCGCCTCCACGCAAGAGGAACCGATAG